The region AGCAGCAACAGTAGTGCCTAAATATCATGATCATAAAGTACAACAATTAGTCGCTTTTATCGTGCCAAATAACCATCATTTTGATAAAGAGTATCAACTTTCTAAGGCAATCAAAGAAGAACTAAAGATGAGTATCATGGACTATATGATCCCGCAAAAATATATTTATGTTGAAAGCTTACCGTTAACTCAAAATGGCAAAGTTGATCGTAAAGGATTGATCAACGAGGTGAATCCTCCATGTTAGATATGTTAGAAAAAGGCTCTTCTATGATGTTTTATTTATCGCCATATGAGAACCCCTTTTATTTTATTATTTTAGGTATTACGCTCATTCCTTTGGTTATTCAGCTATTAAGAGGAAAACGAATGATGTGGTACCAAAATGTTTTGACAGTCTTCTTTTTATGGATGAGTTTTGGTGGACCTAGTTTACGTCAAGGGATTGCCTTACTAATCTATATTGCTTGGCAAACGTTCTTGGTATGGTGGTATTTTGGTCATCGCCAGAGAAAAAATAGCAATATCGGTTTTTATAGTGCAGTGATACTAGCCATCTTACCCTTATTTTTGGTTAAGGTTATTCCATTTATATTAGAACGTAATTTTATGATAGATGCTGTTTCAGCCAATCCAGATTTAAAAACAATTCCAACTTTTATCGGCTTTTTAGGAATATCTTACTTGACCTTTAAAGCGGTTCAGATGATTATGGAAATCCGTGACGGTTTAATTAAAGAGTACCATGTCGGACGATACTTACAATTTTTAATTTTTTTCCCGACAATTTCTTCAGGACCAATTGATCGTTATCGACGTTTTGAGAAAGACTTATTGAACCCACCAGATCGTGACAAGTATGTCTCGTTATTAGCTAATGGCATTCAAATGTTTTTTATGGGATTTCTATATAAATTTATTATCGGGTATATTTTAGGTGTTCAATTATTGCCACATGTTAAGAATTTTGCTCTTGAGCAAGGTGGTCTGTCTCTAGGTTTACTAGGAACAATGTATGTTTATAGCTTATACTTGTTTTTTGATTTTGCTGGCTACAGTCTTTTTGCAGTAGGAGCCAGTAATATTATGGGGTATGAAACACCAATTAACTTTAACAAGCCCTTTTTAAGTCACAATATTAAAGAGTTTTGGAACAGATGGCACATGTCATTATCATTTTGGTTTAGAGACTATGTTTATATGCGTTTAATGTTTACCTTGATTAAGAAGAAGGTCTTTAAAAGTCGCATTGTTGCCTCTAATGTTGGTTACTTCGCTTTATTCTTATTGATGGGTGCATGGCACGGTTTAACTTGGTATTATCTAGTTTACGGGTTATACCATGCGACCTTAATTTGCCTGACAGACGTTTGGTTACGTTATAAAAAGAAAAATAAAGATAAGATTCCAAGCAATCGTTTTACTCATGGACTAGCAGTAGTCGGAACGTTCCATGCGGTAGCGCTAAGTTTCTTAATCTTTTCAGGATTTTTAGATACACTTATTAAAGCCAGATTTGGTTAAAAAAATTAATTATTAAAGGGGAAATAACAGATGTCAATGAAAGAAACAATCTTAGATATTTTAGAAGAATTAACCGG is a window of Vagococcus intermedius DNA encoding:
- the dltB gene encoding D-alanyl-lipoteichoic acid biosynthesis protein DltB, whose translation is MMFYLSPYENPFYFIILGITLIPLVIQLLRGKRMMWYQNVLTVFFLWMSFGGPSLRQGIALLIYIAWQTFLVWWYFGHRQRKNSNIGFYSAVILAILPLFLVKVIPFILERNFMIDAVSANPDLKTIPTFIGFLGISYLTFKAVQMIMEIRDGLIKEYHVGRYLQFLIFFPTISSGPIDRYRRFEKDLLNPPDRDKYVSLLANGIQMFFMGFLYKFIIGYILGVQLLPHVKNFALEQGGLSLGLLGTMYVYSLYLFFDFAGYSLFAVGASNIMGYETPINFNKPFLSHNIKEFWNRWHMSLSFWFRDYVYMRLMFTLIKKKVFKSRIVASNVGYFALFLLMGAWHGLTWYYLVYGLYHATLICLTDVWLRYKKKNKDKIPSNRFTHGLAVVGTFHAVALSFLIFSGFLDTLIKARFG